One Lepisosteus oculatus isolate fLepOcu1 chromosome 12, fLepOcu1.hap2, whole genome shotgun sequence genomic window, CTTCCTACTTCTTTTGCTCTGAATGTGTAGAGAGTATTATGTAGTTAATATCAATTACTAGAACAATCCATGACTGCATGCTCTAAAGTCGTCTctgaattattttccaaaacactGTGGGTCACATAGCAAAGAATCTCCAAAGACACACGCATTGTCCTCATTGAGTCTCCTTCTTCTTTCTTCAACAGGACAGACCATGTCATCCCTCTCTGCTCTCGGAGGTGTACGCACCATTTTGATCAGCACCCTCTTCCTGGTCTGTGTTGTAATTTTTATAATCCTGTATATAAAACCGTCTCATAAGTGGTTACCTCATCACACTGCCTCACCACCCTTAGAGAAGACCCTCGTCTCTTCTGACAGAGACCAAAATGACACTGTTGTCCTCATCTGGCTCTGGCCATTTGGAGACCACTTTTCTTTAGAGTCCTGTAGCTCCACTTTCCACATCGAGGGATGTCGATTAACAGCGGACAGGAACCTCTACAACATTGCGGATGCAGTTCTTCTCCACCACAGAGACATCAGAGCGGATCTGTCCAACCTGCCTCCTGCACACAGGCCCCCCTTCCAGAAGTGGGTCTGGATGAACTTGGAGTCACCAGCTCACTCACCAAAAAAACCTGGTCTCGCAAAATTGCTTAATGTGACCTTAAATTACCGACGGGACTCTGACATCATGGTGCCTTATGGCTCCCTTGTTTCCAGAAGAGAACCTCTGAAATTTGAACTGCCAAAGAAGGACAAGCTGGTCTGCTGGATCGTTAGCAACTGGAGTCCTGGACATGCCAGGTCACGGTACTACAATGAACTACGCAAACACATTGAAATCCACACCTACGGTCGGGCATTTGGGAAATACATCAGTGGTGAGAACCTTCTGCCCACAATAGCCAGCTGTAAGTTTTACCTCTCCTTTGAAAACTCAGTCTACCAAGACTACATCACAGAAAAGCTGTACAATCCACTGTCAGTGGGCTCAGTCCCGATTGTCCTGGGACCCTCTAGAGGAAACTACGAGAGCTACATCCCTGCAGATGCCTTTATTCATGTGGAGGATTTCCCTTCAGCAAAAGAGCTGGCTGAATATCTACAGGTGCTAGACAAGAGTGAGGAGAAGTACCTGCAGTACTTCTCCTGGCATGAGCACTTCACTGTGAAGCTGTGTTCCTTCTGGTTAGAACATGCCTGTCGGACCTGTGGTTATGTTAGAAGACACAGGGAGTACCAGACTGTTCCCAATTTTGAGAAATGGTTTTGGGGTTAAAATTCTACATTGAGATCACAGCTCTTCTGTCTCGCGAGAGTTTCAGTTTCTCTGTTTTGTTATAGAGCCTGATTAGCACGGTGTACAATCACTCACACAGATGAATAGATCTCAAGCTTTAAAGGAATGACACAAAAGGTGAATATTGAACAGGAACATCTGGGGATCCTGTGGTTAAGGCAGGAGACAAAAGCTTCATCCTTCTTTCACTATTGTGTACATTTCCCACTGAGCTTAACGTTGTGGTTTGAAGGAGGAGTCCACCAACCCATCTTAATATGATGTCAGCAAATCTGTGTACATCAGGCTCATTCTCGTGACTCCTGTCTATGAACCACCTTCCCAGAGCCCACCTGACTGATACATGTTCAACAACAAACTATCAACCTTAAGCAATTTAAACttccttaagaaaaataaatactctTGCTCTTTTTTGAAAATAGAATTGACATTTGTCTCAAAATTTAACTTGCGGTCTAGAAGGGTCCCTTATTACTTATATTTATGCTGATGCAGGTTAAAGTGGGGATGGAGGGTTCTTCCTGAAATCAATTGCCATGTCTTTGGCCTCAGAGACATTCAGCTTCTAAGAGTTTGATTCACACCAAGTGGCAAACTCATGTACTGTACGGCTGACCCATGACCCCACTCATCTGCCTGCAGCAAGCTGGCCGCTGCCAGCAAATTCAATTATGTCTTGAGTGCAGCCAACCTTTGCCAccatgtaaatattttacattcctACTTTCATGCAATATCCTGCACTTTCTCTACATTAAGAGTTATGTAGAGACAGATCGGGAATCCCCTGAGAAAAAGGAGGACTGGATGTATTTTGATTGTCAGAAAGCTtttaataaagttcattatgaaaaatatactgCACTGAGTACACATAGTGTGTAATTAGTGAAGTGCCACAGGGACTGCTCTATCCAGTTGATTTCAATGCTCTACATTCTGATATGGTGAGTAAACTAGTCAAATTTGCAGGCGACAAGAAAATATTAAGATTAGCAAACATCAAAAGGAAATTCAAAATTTCAAATTTCACAGAATACTCAGTACAAATTTTAGGCCAAGTCAGAAACTTGTCTTCTCTTACATGACTTCCCACATGTAAAGCCAAGCGCTTCACAGCCCCTCAGAGAAGTCTCTCATGTTTAGCGAAGCAGGAAACACGGATCAGTCCCTCCTGCTGCCGGTGCCTTTCCACAGGTGTGTCCTGGGAGGGTGAGCTGCTGTGATCTGGATAACAAATACTGCTGATAATGACAATGGGTGTATCAGTCACACCTGATCCTACCAGCCTGAAATATGACCCGTTTCCCCCTGCACACCTTTTGTCTGAAGTTGTTATAAAGAACAAACCATTCCTGGTTGACCAGGTCTGCTCTCCTGCTTTCACATTTTTTGAAATTCCTGCAGCTCTGTTCACACAACAGTACAGAGCTCCAGGAATTGTGGGCGAACTGTCAAATAACCTTTGTATCAGCAAATTGTGAACTCTAAGCTACCTTACATCTTTAGTTTCCAACAGCAGTTTTGAAaattccaggtctctcctacaAAACATGCAATAAGACCGGGCAATAAACCCACATTTTCCGGGGGGGCCCAATAATTTAGCTATTTTTCACAGAAAATTGAAGCAGTCCCCACCTCTGCGTTGAACAGGAAgagacagatatactgtacaatttgttAACATGCACTTTAAAGGCGTCTCGGAGAATTTCAGGCTCTCCCAGGCTGCCATCATCACTGCCATAATGCAGCAGAACCCCACAAGTCTGTTTCTGACACTGCATCAACCGCCTCACTGAAGGGCAACATCCTTACCTCTGGCACCTGGAAACCTGTCTTGGCACCTGAAAGCTGGTACAACATGCTAAGAAGTCTTATCGCAGTATTCAACACCAGCAGGCTGAACCCTACTGATTTATTTACAGGGGTATTGTCATCGTGGTGTGTGACCGGATCATGTTACTTTCTGGGAGACAAGTCAGGCTCTGCAGGAACCGTGACCCTGAGGTCCCCTCCTGCGGGGACCCCCATCTGTCCTGTCTGTCCTATCTTCTACAGCCTGGCTGCAGACAGAGGGGCAGGACCAGGGACACGTGTTCAAGATCAGCCATTTGAGCACAAAGTTCCTGGTGTCGGATTAAATTAGACTGACCTTCTTGGGAAAGTGTTTCACAGGAGAGCAAGCACTCCTACACAGTGCTGGGGTCATGGTGAGTATGATGATACAATATAATTTTATTGGTatgttaacattttcatttatgaCTTCCAtagtgtcacggatgtcggaagggacaaaccgtggggagGCAGGAAagcgaaaaagaccctatgcgaggtGGCAGATGgggagttagcccgggctcGACAGTGAAAGAGTTCTGGAGTGCCGTATTGAAACCactgccctcaggtagcggacatggggcgacctggtgctaggcgggtctcagggcaGCCGAACGTCAATGCCGAGCGAGGCAGAataagtgacccggaaatatatagcccaaggaaagAGGGAAACCGGAAGAACAGCAaagcaggaaactagggacaggacagagtaagatccccctctggctgcagagggcgtgacacatagcatctttaaaagcaattttatcctatattttctgtgctttctgtgcTCAGCCTCTGCTTGGTGTTGTCAGATTGCGCCTCAACcatgacacacagacagactccaTGCCATTTTCCACATCTAAGTGGTCAGAGTCGAACAGGCAGGTGAAATCGCAAGGTGGCGCGAGTTTGCTGTCATACACTGTAGAGATGATCCCAAACACAGCAAGTCCTGAACCTGGTAAAAATAGGACTGAACTAAACCAGACCCACAGAGCACGTCTGCTTCAGGGAATCTAGCACAGATGAAGTCCAGAGTTTCCTGGAGATGACTGACCACTTCAGTAAATTCATTGCCCAGAGTTCAGACTCACTGTGATGGTTGTGTGAAGAGAGGTGGACAAGGATCCACTCTCAGGAACAGGGCTGCCAGAGGTTTGAAAAGAGTCATTCCCAAACCCGCAGTTCTGCGACTCCATTATCCAGAAGATGATGGAATAAGAATCCCAGCAGACGCTTTGCAGTTGGGCTTAGTTTCAGTACTTTACGAGAGTCTGAAGATGTCTGACAACCTGTAACATATGCCCACAGAGGTTACAAAAGCAGACGCTGTCAGGTGACTGCAGCATGTGAGCTGTGCCTCTTCTATAGATCCAGACAAAAAGCGCAGAATTCGAACAGATAGTTGTGTTTGCAAGCAGACCGAGTCAAAGAGTGACACAGAGCACTCTGCTCATCAACCCCCACCTGCAAGTCACCTGCACATTCCAGGATCTGAGAGAGATTCACCCCCCAGAGTCACGCACACCTGCCTGAACACTATTTAACACAATACGACAATAGGATACACTAGGGGCCACACTCAAGAGTGCTCTTTTGAAGTGTCCAGGTGTATGAATGTAAGTCAGTTTGGGTAAAGCTCAGCTCGGTAAATTCACAGGAACAGGATCTACAGAGGCTCCATCATAAACTCTTTCTCTGGAGCTCAATGCTGTGGACTGTGAAGCTTCCTGCTGCATGTCCTACCATGCTGTGTGCACAAGCGAGCTGCAGCTCTATGTGTGGAAACTGGTCCCGAAAATATGCAAGTGGAAGAAAACCATGTGGCCCACAGCACCGCCCACGCCTGCTCTCGCCTTAACTCATCAGTTGCCCAATGCAGGAGTGTCACCCCAAGCCCACCCCGACACATCACAGCCGTCTCATCAACAGCACATCTACAGTTTCACCCACTTGGACCTCATGTAAAAACTCAAGTATTTTGGCTATAATTAATTACCCAGCTGTGCCCCGTGTATTTAAACAAAGACGAATCAGTCAAAAACATCCCACATTACAAATCAGTCAAAATATTCTGTTTACAATAAATTGAGGTAAAAGCACCACAATGCAATGAATGTGTTTAAAACGTCGTCTTGTGCAGTTCTGAAGGTCATGTGTAGCTATTTACAGTCTACAAAATCGGTTGCCTCTGTAAAATAAGATTCACCCCCGGCCAGTCCCGCGGGCGCGGAGGAGGCTGACCGGTCCGGCGAGTTCAGGCGCCGCCATTTTCCCAACCGCCTCTCGGTTTCCAGGGCAACAGCGGTTCAAACTAGGAGAAAGGTGTTCGCCTCCCGGGGAGGAGTGTCCGGGCGCTCATCTTGTCTGCCCATCTGAACACACCACAACATACCCCAGCTCTTTACAGACACGCCCTGACGTGTTACACCTCACCAAGAATGACAGACACCCAAGAATAAAGGTCATGGGGCGACAGTGTGGCTTAACCGGCTCGGCTGAGGGCCGGGGACAGAGACCAGGGCACCCCTGCAGGGCTGGAGGTGGGAAGAGACGAGGGGGAGGGAGGGAATCTCGTAGGTATTTGTAGCGTTTGGGAGAGGAACGGATTGTCAGGAGCGATTGCCGATTGCGGACAGCTGAGTCCGATTGAGCTCGGTCGTTGTCATCCCTTCCGAAGATTTGTCAGAAACTCCACACGCCGACCGTGCTGTAGGTGAGCTGACTTGCAGTTTTAGGCAGTGGAATCGGCTCCAGGGCAAACCCGTTCTTGTCTGAGGATATGTGCGAGTGGCCCCGGGGTTGCAACAGGCACCGACACGTCATTACGAAATAATCTGCTACCTTGTGGTTATGAGGTAATTTGCTGTCTCGTCATTACGCTTCCGCAGAGACGCCATCAGGCCCCGTTGCCTTTATTGCACACGAGTGTGGTCTTCTGCGGTCTGAGCTCCATCCTGTGAACTCTGCATCTCAAAAGGGGAGCTGCTCTCCGCCTCCTTGTTCCCACCGGTGTGAGGTTTTAAGAAACCAGGACAAAATATGTAAACCACATTCAAATGCGTACACACAATCTGCCTCTGGGGTGAATAATGAGCTGAAGAAAGGACTTTTCTGGTCTATACAGCAGCGGTTTGGATACGATTCCCGCTGACAGGCGCCCAAGGAACAGACTATATTGGCCTTGCGGTTGTACTGTTTCTTCAAGTCTCTTTCCAAACCGGCTTACTGTTCTGACATGTTGCTGAAATTCCGCAAATAGCAATAAGAATTTCTTAAAGCTGCTTTGTAcctaacatatatatatataatttataaggCTTTTCTTTAGCCCGACAGCGAAGTCTTCCTCCTGCAGGTGAGAGTGATATTATAtactgcagtttaaataaagaaaccgCAGAAGTCTCTTTGAAAATACACTGGCCTGCGCAAGACCTTGAAATGCAAGTTTACTGTAGCCAGCCTCAAAATGTGCAATAGAAAGTGTGACAGTGGGGCCCAAAGACGAACAGCAGGGCGGTTAAAAGCAGCGTGAGCAGGATCTACTGAAGAAGATCCCCAGACTGACTGGTTATTTCACGTTTGTGAGCCGGACCGCGGTCCTGAGCTCACGGCTAACGGTGCAGCCAGTGCTACAGCAACCGAGGTGGCAACGTCAGCTGCAGCTCCAGTAGCTCTGGCCCGGGCGCGGTCTGCAGCCACGCCGCTCCCGCGACGGGGTCAGAGGCAGAGCCGTCCGAAACGCCACCGCCGTCCGCCGCCATGTCCGAGCCGCCGCCGTGCTGGTGCACCTGCTGCCGCGGAGCCAACAGAGGGCGCAACAGCAGCTCCCGCTTCCTACAGCTCGGCCCCAGCCTGCTGGGGTGAAATAGGGGAACGGAGGCGGCCATACTGAGCTAAACTGGGCCCGAAATCGTGAGGAAACCAAGACGCGGATGTTGCAGCATCGGAAAGACCACATAGACACCAAAAGAGGTATTTCTCTAAAACCCTCTTCAAAAGACAACTCGGAAATGGCGAGTGTGTGTCAAGAGGGTGGCTGCTGTCTTCCCCCTCGAAGGGTGCAGTGTTTTGTTTCGCATGTGAGTTATTCGGGGGCGGTGATGACCAGTCCGGACTGGCCGCAGGCTCTAGTGACCTGGTCAACACCGCCGCACGCCTGGCTGGACACGAGGTGTCGGAGAGCCGTGGAAAGGCTGTGCTCGTGTAACGTTATGCGCTGCGCTGATCGTGGTCTTATCGATTCAGAACTAACAAGACAGTGAATATGAGTATTGGACCGATGTCTTAAAAATGGTGGTTGGTGGGGTGAAGTTTTTAGCAGAGCGTGGGCTGCCTTGTAGGGGCGCCCCGACAACGGGAGCTTCACGGGTGTCCCCGAAGTTATCAGCGGGTTTTGATCCCTTCTTGAAAGCTCATatagaaaaacatctgctcgtCGATGCAGTGTATTGAGTGATTTGAGTCTGTTGACTGCAGGGACTTGCACGCGTGGGGGGTGTCCCGCAGCTCTTGAAATGAGGCGCTCGGACAGGGAGCTCTCTGGTCTCCGCGGTGCtgatcctgctgctgctgctgtgtcgTCGGTTTCAAAGCAAGCGTGCGCGCGATTTCTGTTGCCAGCTCGCAGGTTGGCCGTGAATCTGATTGGTTGGTTGCACTGCTGTACTTGCATTAGAGGCtgttggagtgtgtgtgtgagtgtgtgtctgttccCTGCGAGTGTCGCCTGACATTCCGCTTGAACCGGCGGTAGCAGCTCTTGCCCTGAACGCGTCTCtgaattattacagtattttctctccctttttttctgcttatgCAGGGGGGCTACACAACGTCTAGCCTAGAGGCCTCTGATCGCCTTAATCCGCCACTACTCGTGTTAGTATCTAACTGAATGTCCCTGGCGATGTGatatactttttaatttaagaacgGTATTTACGCTAAAATATACCAGATAACTACAAATCCATTACTCAACTGCATTTAGTCCTGAGAGGTCTTGAACAGGTATATTGCGTTATGGCTTCATTTATTCAAATTGCTTAATGAAACGGATTCACGCGGAGACCCTCAGACGAAAAAGCGAACACATCGCTATTTGGAGTTTGCGTGTAGGCTACATCAGTGTCTGCAGTACTATAAATGTAAGTCCCATGCACTTTCTGGAGCTTCATTTGTCGCACTTGATATAGATCGTGTGTTTCGTGCGTTAGAGGAGTAAGGTACAGCTATGTCGGGCAGTGATTAAATAAGGCACACTCCTTACAGTGGCGTTAGCAGAACATTACAAAACACTCCAGCTGGTGTCCGATAGCGGTAgcggttttctttcttttcttcacttttctaaAAGGGTGAACTTGTGAGTCTTGTGTAGCAGGTCTTTCAGGGCCAGCCCCTCTGTCCTGGAGTCTCAGGGTCTGCTCCTCCCACACAGCCTCCTGCTCCGACTCCGCTCGGCTGCGTCACCCGCGTCATTGCTGGAGCACGACCACGGGCAAGATTTCTGAAGAGCTGCTACGAAACGGTTTTAAAAAGCCGACGGTAAgagtttttctttaacatacTTTTACATTAGCCTACAGACCTTATTCTCAGTACTCCCAAATCCCCCATATCCCTGTTTTCCCCTGGGAGACACAAGAGTCCCACCCACCACAATCCAAATACAACAGATCTATTAaataacacccagatgtgaggGACACATGAAAGACTTAGACACCATTTAAGTGTGACCTGTTCTTTCTTCAGCAGATCATGTCATCAAGTCCTGCCCACAAAGTTATGTTCATCATCATAGTATCAAGTTTCATCATTGTAATTTTCTATAGTTATTTTTCACGAAGCTGGTGTAACTGTGATAACGGGTACCCTCATCACACTGCATCGCCTCCAACACCGACAGACCGAGACAGGAAGGCAGAGAGCCAGGAGCCGCATGGAGATGTGGACACTGTCATCCTGGTCCGGCTTTCACCATTCAGAGACCCTGTTCCCTCAGAGTCCTGTAGCTCCACTTTCCACATCGAGGGATGTCGATTAACAGCGGACAGGAACCTCTACAACATTGCGGATGCAGTTCTTCTCCACCACAGAGACATCAGAGCGGATCTGTCCAACCTGCCTCCTGCACACAGGCCCCCCTTCCAGAAGTGGGTCTGGATGAACTGGATGAGTCACCAGATAATACTAAAAAAAACCCTGGTTTCGCACAACTCTTCATTACAGACAGGACTCTCATATTGTGGTGCCTTCTGGGTCCCTCGTTCCCAGCAAGACACATACAGAATTTAATCCACCAAAGAAGGACAAGCTGGTCTGCTGGATCGTTAGCAACTGGAGTCCTGGACACGCCAGGTCACGGTACTACGATGAGCTACGCAAACACATTGAAATCCACACCTACGGTGAAGCATTTGGGAAATACATCAGTGGTGAGAACCTTCTGCCCACAATAGCCAGCTGTAAGTTTTACCTCTCCTTTGAAAACTCAGCCTACCAAGACTACATCACAGAAAAGCTGTACAATCCACTGTCAGTGGGCTCAGTCCCGATTGTCCTGGGACCCTCTAGAGGAAACTACGAGAGCTACATCCCTGCAGGTGCCTTTATTCATGTGGACGATTTCCCTTCAGCAAAAGAGCTGGCTGAATATCTACAGGTGCTAGACAAGAGTGAGGAGAAGTACCTGCAGTACTTCTCCTGGCATGAGCACTTCACTGTGAAGAAGCCTTACTTCTGGTTAGAACATGCCTGTCGGACCTGCGATTATGTTAAAAGACACAGGGAGTACCAGACTGTCCCAGATATTGAGAAATGGTTTTGGGGTTAAAATTCCACAGTTTCGTAGCCTCCACtgtagtttttttgtttttcataaccAAATCAAATCTTCAGTATTCTTTTTGAAGTTGCTGCCTTCAATCACTAAAGCAGTTAGGATCCTCTAAAGCAAGGCTCTATTAATGCAAGGAATCatgcaactcaccactggcagcccactgaagctcagcaggtgtgagcctggccagtacctggatgggagactcctgggaaaaactaaggttgctgctggaagaggtgtgagtggggccagcagggggcgctcaccctgcggtccatgtgggtcctaatgccccagtatagtgacggggacactatactgtaaacaggcgccgtccttcggatgagacgtaaaaccgaggtcctgactctctgtggtcattaaaaattccagggcgtttctcaaaaagagtaggggtgtaaccccggcatcctggccaaatttcccattggcccttaccatcatggcctcctaataatcctcctctatgaactggcttcatcactctgctctcctccccactgagagctggtgtgtggtgagtgatctggcgcactatggctgccgtcacatcttcctggtggggctgcacactggtggtggtggaggggatccccattaccagCTCATCTGGTTCTGGTACAGATAGCAGCTGGCTCACAGCGTCATATCATGTTTAACCCCAGCCCACACAAAATAAGAGAGTGAAGTCTTAGTGCTTTATTTGAAAAAGAGGGTAAAAAAGATgcactgtataaaaataaagacagagGAAAATTAAATCCAGTTCACCAATGCTATCAGTTTCTCTGTTTACTGTCGCTACACTgccaacacaacacacacattgTCTCTattcactgcacacacacaacacaatcaCAGTGTCTCTGTTCCCTATGGGGACACGCACACATCACAATCACAGTGTCTCTGACACCCACACACATGTCACAATTTGAATTTCCAGAGCTGTTTGGACTGTCCCTCTGAAGACATTTGTTACATCTGTTCTTCACTGAGACCCCACTGCCTTGAAAAACTAAAGCTTTTTTCCATAatctttgtattaaaaaaaagccaAGGAAAAATAAAGTCCTGTGAATACTGTGGGGACAGCATTACTGAACAAAAACTGCAAAGGCTGGATTGATCAAACCAGGAACAGCACAGGGTGTCTGACAGCTCAGCCAGGAGGCGGTGCAGGTGCTACAGAACTGTTTACACTGCTGGCCCGTGGCCTCACTTCCTGCCACCTCACTTCCTGCCTGTTCATGCCTACGTGACAACATGCCAGCAGGACAGCTCCGGTAACAATGCCTCCTTCCGCCCCGGAGCAGAGCCCACTGCTGTGAGGCGCAGAGAGAGGGATGGGACAGAACCGCAGGGCAGAGTCTGCCAGCGTGCAGCAGTGACCACAGACACACGTACACACTCGAGCAATCACACATAATGTAACACActcgcgcgcacacacacagaaatcaCTGACCACAAGAAACTTCTCTGTGTCTTGTCAATAAATCGTTAACACACCCACTCAAACTCAGGGTTTTCCTGATTCCCTTGTGAACCTGCTGTAGTTCAAAGTGATAAATGTCTTCTGAGGCTCGATATTTGACAGTTCACGCGTTGAAGCTTCTGTGGTCACAGCAGGTGACGGCTCTGACTGTTCAGGTATCAGCAGTGCATTCTGGGATATCCGGAGGGCCAGGCAGAGGTCAGAGTTCACGCTGAGTCAGGTGACCAGAGAGGGGCATGTCCTTAACTGTGACTCCTGGCCTCCCACTGGCCAGCTGTGGGCGGTAATCCTCCATTAGCCCTGCCTCAACTGCGTGTCGGCGCAGCCACTCAGTACCCACAAGACCCTGCTTCTTCAGGTAACCCTGGCGACAGGACAGTGGTGGCTTTCGATGGGTCAGAGTGAAGCGGAAACAGGACTCTGGAACAGCAGAGAGAAAGAGGAGTCAGGCATCGCTACTGGGAGCCCCGGAGTCTGGGAGCAGCAGCTCTCCCTGAGCCAGGAGCCACACGGCGACGTACCTGCGTAGAAGGTGcgcaggtcagaggtcaggcagTGCTCCAGAAAGCGACGCAGCGGTTGGCTGTGAGATACAGGCCCCTCCCACTCTGTCAGAAAGTCCTCAACCATGTGATGCACTGCCTGAGGGCGGGGCAAGGGCCAGCCGCGGGGGCGGAGCCTCATCTCCTGTTCTGAGAGTAGAGGATTAATTCACTTTTACTGCACACTGCTGCACTGACACAATGGTGTAATACAGACTAAAAACACAGTAACACTAATactgctacattaataataccGCTAAGACTAatacacactactgtacacttccactgcactgagagagagaggggttaatacacaacctcctcctgcacactactgtacactgacactgcactgagagagagagaggggttaatacacacactcctcctgcacactactgtacactgacactgcactgagagagagagaggggttaatacacacactcctcctgcacactactgtacactgacactgcactgagagagaggggggttaatacacacactcctcctgcacactactgtacactgacactgcactgagagagagagaggggttaatacacacactcctcctgcacactactgtacactgacactgcactgagagagaggggttaatacacacactcctcctgcacactactgtacactgacactgctgtgtaATGAGAAGTAGTTTCTTCTACACTCTACTATACTGTAGGATTCAGGCGGTTCTCTGTACTGACCTGTAGGCAGTCTGCTGAAGTAGTAAAGAACAGGATGCAGGAAGTTAGATCTCCAGGCGTGGACCCAGTCTGTAACAGAGCGGTTCTGGCCCAGCGTGTCTGTCAGGTTCTGTCCATACTGAAGCACCAGGACCAGGAGGCCAGGCTGGCCCACAGATCGACCCGACAGAACCTCCAGCTGAGGGAGAGACTGCAGGGGAAACTCCTCCAAATACTGAAACCAAGAGCCAtcgctgagagagagaggggggttaatacacacactcctcctgcacactactgtacactgacact contains:
- the LOC138216015 gene encoding 4-galactosyl-N-acetylglucosaminide 3-alpha-L-fucosyltransferase 9-like, which translates into the protein MSSLSALGGVRTILISTLFLVCVVIFIILYIKPSHKWLPHHTASPPLEKTLVSSDRDQNDTVVLIWLWPFGDHFSLESCSSTFHIEGCRLTADRNLYNIADAVLLHHRDIRADLSNLPPAHRPPFQKWVWMNLESPAHSPKKPGLAKLLNVTLNYRRDSDIMVPYGSLVSRREPLKFELPKKDKLVCWIVSNWSPGHARSRYYNELRKHIEIHTYGRAFGKYISGENLLPTIASCKFYLSFENSVYQDYITEKLYNPLSVGSVPIVLGPSRGNYESYIPADAFIHVEDFPSAKELAEYLQVLDKSEEKYLQYFSWHEHFTVKLCSFWLEHACRTCGYVRRHREYQTVPNFEKWFWG